The window AAAGGAAACTACAACTTCAGCAACTACTCCATCAACAAGTAATTCAGCTTCAATGGATAGTACACCTAAAGCAACTACTCCATCAACAAGTAATTCAGCTTCGATGGATAGTACACCTAAAGCAACTACTCCATCAACAAGTAATTCAGCTTCGATGGATAGTACACCTGAAGCAACTGCTCCATCAACAAGTAATTCAGCTTCGATGGATAGTACACCTGAAGTAACTGCTCCATCAACAAGTAATTCAGCTTCGATGGATAGTACACCTGAAGCAACTGCTCCATCAACAAGTAATTCAGCTTCGATGGATAGTACACCTGAAGCAACTGCTCCATCAACAAGTAATCAGCTTCAAAGGAAATTATAGTGAAAGCTTCAGCCTATACGGCTTCATGTGAGGGATGTTCTGGTATTACCTCTACTGGAATAAACCTGAAAGCAAACCCAAATGCAAAGGTCATCTCAGTTGACCCAACTGTTATTCCACTTGGCAGTAAAGTTTATGTAGAAGGCTATGGTGAAGCGATCGCAGGGGATACTGGCGGAGCAATTAAAGGGAATCGAATCGATGTCTTTATTCCTTCTCAACAGGATGCAATCAATTTTGGGGTAAAACAATTAAAGGTAACAATATTAAACTAACATATCTATGACCAGCCTATCCTTAGGATTTCTATATATGTACAAAAAGGTAATTTGAATCCTTATAATAAGCAAAAAAGAACCACATTTGGTTCTTTTTTGCTTATTTTTTTATGCCTTCCAATAGGTTTGTAATCTTCTCTCTTTTTTCAAAATGTCTATTGATTCTCAGATTTTTTCTTTTTTGTCTCATAATGAAAAAACATTTAAAATGCTGTCAAATCAACGTTCTAAATGGTTATTCGCATAAACAGTCCCTTCTTATGGTACCTTTCTCCGTAACACAAGTTAATGCCCTGCCACTCCGCTCGCTTATAATTATGGATGATAAAAGCTTCATTCATTTATACGGAAAATAATTATTAACAAACTCCCCTCTACCAAATCATGGACAGAGGGGGGGTAGTTTAGAATGTGCACCATTAAAATCGAAATTTCACTCGAACAGAGGCAGTAATAGGAATTCTCCCCTGCTCAATAGGCGTCATAAATTCCTGATTACTCAATTGAACCGACTTATACGGAACTGGTGTGACATTATGGCTCTCTTCAATAATTTCGACTGGTATAGGTTGTAAGGGTACATACATCGTTTCAGCCATGGATTTGGCTTTCGCTATTGCATTAACAAGTGCTAAATTAAGGGCCTTTTGATAGTAGGCATCCGAATTTTCTATTTTAAACTGAATAGCTGAAACATGATTTGCCCCATTTTGTATAGCTGTATCAATAACCATACCAGCTTGACTAATATCCGTTATTTTAACAGTAATCGC is drawn from Solibacillus sp. R5-41 and contains these coding sequences:
- a CDS encoding 3D domain-containing protein — translated: MKASAYTASCEGCSGITSTGINLKANPNAKVISVDPTVIPLGSKVYVEGYGEAIAGDTGGAIKGNRIDVFIPSQQDAINFGVKQLKVTILN
- a CDS encoding SIMPL domain-containing protein is translated as MYHPQIWFHPFSVSREITVTGNGEIDAQPDYVQIQIEVRTEGKDVSLAQQENAIIMNRVIESIVALNIPREAIQTTVYTISPNYDYIEGRQIFRGFEVQNAITVKITDISQAGMVIDTAIQNGANHVSAIQFKIENSDAYYQKALNLALVNAIAKAKSMAETMYVPLQPIPVEIIEESHNVTPVPYKSVQLSNQEFMTPIEQGRIPITASVRVKFRF